One part of the Lepeophtheirus salmonis chromosome 14, UVic_Lsal_1.4, whole genome shotgun sequence genome encodes these proteins:
- the mRpL40 gene encoding large ribosomal subunit protein mL40, whose product MLGVFIRGLSTTPSVGFRMTTPIAGAPMKRKAKQDPAIVRAKEEKRRRRLAKALRRMENQSRIVRPINELEDDSDKERTSRAIADAEETERRALLLKEWNRHCTRSYFRNMDNLNTILQSREEALEELKSISEPLYISTLSLDSGLTNIQWTGPPLTPPLGKEHLVDGKYTDITKEYQVHYDDMKVFMEQLVQKKRIRKKKDEEEDED is encoded by the exons ATGTTGGGAGTCTTTATTCGGGGTCTTTCTACGACCCCTTCCGTTGGTTTTAGGATGACGACCCCTATTGCAGGAGCGCCAATGAAGAGGAAAGCGAAACAAGATCCAGCAATTGTTCGTGCAAAGGAAGAAAAGCGTCGTAGGAGATTGGCCAAAG CTCTTCGTCGAATGGAAAACCAATCTCGTATTGTTCGCCCCATCAATGAGTTGGAAGATGATAGCGATAAAGAAAGAACGAGCCGGGCGATTGCAGATGCGGAAGAGACAGAACGACGTGCTCTTTTGTTGAAGGAATGGAATCGTCATTGTACTCGATCCTATTTCAGAAACatggataatttaaatactatactTCAAAGTCGTGAAGAAGCTCTTGAAGAACTCAAGTCTATATCTGAACCACTTTATATTTCGACCTTATCCTTAGACTCAGGTTTGACGAATATTCAATGGACTGGGCCTCCCTTAACTCCGCCTTTAGGGAAAGAACATTTAGTAGACGGAAAGTACACGGATATTACGAAGGAATATCAAGTGCACTATGATGATATGAAAGTGTTTATGGAGCAACTTGTTCAAAAAAAGCGTATTAGGAAGAAGAAAGACGAAGAGGAAGACGAGGACTAA
- the Naa80 gene encoding uncharacterized protein Naa80, whose protein sequence is MTSTNHENELFPLHKVHDSRQDIINQCCDILNFEWPRSETIRIRSLTSSCEELPTCLALVHWFSSGPSVLGHAKVAYIPSNERGVWIESVVIHPDLRGKGWGKYLMLKVEEYCVNKLGANAAYLCTIDKQPFYSRIGYTFCDPVISYGGNMRLIQNLAPLNNSPINRKPVNFSRESHALEPSPIHAIKDVIERQIDSISNHKYSDIDIAKTCAQNFSHPKLTSPPKLDAPPRRLPSGSKSLSVLSKETRICLNRDYMKKRISTR, encoded by the coding sequence ATGACCAGCACGAatcatgaaaatgaattattcccACTTCATAAAGTGCATGACAGtcgacaagatataattaatcaatgctGTGATATCTTAAACTTTGAATGGCCTCGTAGTGAAACAATTCGTATTCGCTCCTTGACTAGCTCATGTGAAGAACTACCTACGTGTTTAGCTCTTGTACATTGGTTCTCGTCTGGCCCATCCGTGCTCGGACATGCAAAAGTCGCATATATTCCATCCAATGAACGTGGAGTTTGGATTGAGTCCGTGGTTATTCATCCAGATCTTCGGGGCAAGGGATGGGGCAAATACTTAATGCTTAAAGTGGAGGagtattgtgtaaataaattgGGTGCGAATGCCGCCTATCTCTGTACCATTGACAAGCAACCCTTTTACTCTCGAATTGGTTATACTTTTTGTGATCCAGTCATTTCTTATGGTGGAAACATgagattaattcaaaatttagctCCATTGAACAATTCGCCAATCAATAGGAAACCTGTGAATTTTAGTAGAGAATCACATGCTTTAGAACCCTCTCCTATTCATGCCATCAAAGATGTGATCGAAAGGCAAATTGACAGCATATCAAATCATAAATATTCAGATATTGATATTGCCAAAACATGTGCTCAAAATTTTAGTCATCCAAAATTAACTAGTCCACCAAAATTAGACGCTCCGCCACGTCGTCTTCCTTCAGGTAGCAAAAGTCTGTCTGTCCTATCTAAAGAGACTAGAATATGTCTTAATAG